The Nicotiana sylvestris chromosome 6, ASM39365v2, whole genome shotgun sequence genomic sequence tctttctaattttctcaaatttcagaccTTTTCATCTCTCCATATGTCTACAAAATATTCATGGAGAAATTAAGATCCCAAAAAGTTGAGAACTTTTGTCCGCATATATTCGGGTCGGGAACGTTAAAACCGGATCCGCTAGTATTCAAGTCGGAGCAAGCGCCTCAAATCTCTAGTGGCAGAGTCATCAAAGGACTTGAAATCTTCCTGCTTTTTGTTGAAAAATGAGGGCAAGGGAAGAGCTCTAGGCGATGGCGAATTTGAAAATGCCGAACCAGCATACACGTCAGCCGATGATAACCCGACCCGGATTTGCTTGGGCAGCATTTCCGGCTGAACCAGCGAATTGAAAGACTCGCCTCTCCTCAGAATCGTCACCCGACCCATTTCTAGGCCGTCGTTGTGAGCCTGTCTCAATTCCACGGCGCTCGCACATCTCCTCGTGATCGACGGCGGCAAAGGTTGGTTATTCGGCTTCTTCTTCTCCGTTCTGACCACCGATTTTCTGTTCTTAGGATAAAAATAGCCATTTCCGTTTCCAAAGTTGCTTCTCCGGCGATGGAACGCCGACGGCGGAACTCTCAATCTTTCAATTAAGATATCCTGTGGCCGCAAAACCTCCGTTCCCATATTTCCGCtcaaaaattgaatttttccaACGAAATGCAAAAATGAATTCAACTAATTTAAAAGCATAAAGGAGAAAATGATTAAGAGGAATGAAAATTAACAGAGTTGCCGGAAATGGGAATCAGGAATGAGAAAAGAAGCTTTTAAATTAGTTTTGATTTTTCCAGTTCCTTGTGATAAGGAAGGAAGAAAAAATTTCTCTCTTTTTGCTCTATCAAGGAAAAGGAAAAACAGTTTTGATTTGTTCTGCTCGGTTTAGATTGAAGAATTGGGTGGGGATGGTAGAAGATTTAAATACAAAGGGGGAGAGAAAGAAGATTAGAGATGTGGGAGCGAGAAGCGCGcggccggggggggggggggtgattatGGGGCTGTGgtgattattttttctttttttgttttgaaatattcTGGTTCAAAAACTAGTCCTACATGGATTTTAATGAATAAATTGTTATGGGAAGGTTGATATCACATTAAGTATTTTATTATAtcaagaataataataaaaaccgAAATTTAATACTGCATCAAATATTGCGCTGTGGTCATGTTTGCTAATACCTCCAAGCAAATGATCTTTCAAGCGTTTTTCCTAAGTGTATAATACATAGTTTGTCATAGAAAATTTTGCAATTAAGTGTATAAATTAATCGGCGGCAGTCGTattataatttcatattttaattATAATAAATTAAGAGTACTCATAAATTAATATACTTGGTTGCAATTTGTATTAGGGTAAATTTGGACCGCCTTGTTTGATTTTTAGCATTTTTAGTGGTTGACATAAGCTCAAATTAAGGGTACTCATAAATTAATATACTTCTGTTCCGCTACTTCAGGTTCTTGTCACTTTTTTGTTTCT encodes the following:
- the LOC104213229 gene encoding uncharacterized protein; the protein is MGTEVLRPQDILIERLRVPPSAFHRRRSNFGNGNGYFYPKNRKSVVRTEKKKPNNQPLPPSITRRCASAVELRQAHNDGLEMGRVTILRRGESFNSLVQPEMLPKQIRVGLSSADVYAGSAFSNSPSPRALPLPSFFNKKQEDFKSFDDSATRDLRRLLRLEY